Proteins encoded by one window of Mus musculus strain C57BL/6J chromosome 10, GRCm38.p6 C57BL/6J:
- the Pofut2 gene encoding GDP-fucose protein O-fucosyltransferase 2 precursor has protein sequence MAALSVVCLLLAAASWRPVSASGEEFWPGQSAADILSGAASRRRYLLYDVNPPEGFNLRRDVYIRVASLLKTLLKTEEWVLVLPPWGRLYHWQSPDIHQVRIPWSEFFDLPSLNKNIPVIEYEQFIAESGGPFIDQVYVLQGYAEGWKEGTWEEKVDARPCIDPLLYSQDKHEYYRGWFWGYEETRGLNVSCLSVQGSASIVAPVLLKNTSARSVMLDRAENLLHDHYGGREYWDTRRSMVFAKHLRAVGDEFRSQHLNSTDAADKMAPEEDWTKMKVKLGSALGGPYLGVHLRRKDFIWGHREDVPSLEGAVKKIRSLMKTHQLDKVFVATDAIRKEQEELRKLLPEMVRFEPTWEELELYKDGGVAIIDQWICAHARFFIGTSVSTFSFRIHEEREILGLDPKTTYNRFCGDQEKACEQPTHWKIAY, from the exons ATGGCGGCGCTCAGCGTCGTCTGCCTGCTGCTGGCAGCGGCATCCTGGCGGCCGGTCTCGGCTTCAGGAGAAGAATTCTGGCCTGGCCAGTCGGCGGCGGACATCCTGTCGGGGGCGGCATCCCGCAGACG GTACCTCCTGTATGATGTCAACCCCCCAGAAGGCTTCAATCTCCGCAGGGATGTCTATATCCGGGTGGCATCCTTGCTGAAGACGCTGTTGAAGACTGAAGAGTGGGTGCTAGTCCTGCCCCCGTGGGGCCGCCTCTACCACTGGCAAAGCCCTGACATCCACCAGGTCCGGATTCCCTGGTCCGAGTTTTTTGACCTCCCGAGTCTCAATAAAAACATCCCCGTTATAGAGTATGAGCAGTTCATTGCAG AGTCCGGCGGGCCCTTTATCGACCAGGTGTACGTCCTACAAGGTTACGCCGAGGGCTGGAAGGAGGGCACCTGGGAGGAGAAGGTGGACGCACGGCCCTGTATTGACCCTCTGCTGTACTCGCAGGACAAGCATGAGTATTACAG AGGCTGGTTTTGGGGCTACGAAGAAACACGGGGTCTGAATGTCTCCTGCCTGTCCGTCCAGGGGTCGGCTTCCATCGTCGCGCCTGTCCTCTTAAAAAACACATCTGCTCG GTCTGTGATGCTGGACCGAGCTGAGAATCTGCTTCATGACCACTATGGAGGCCGGGAGTACTGGGAT ACCCGGCGCAGCATGGTGTTTGCAAAGCACTTGCGGGCTGTGGGAGACGAGTTTAGGAGCCAGCACCTCAACTCGACGGATGCCGCTGATAAGATGGCCCCGGAGGAAGACTGGACGAAGATGAAG GTCAAACTGGGCTCAGCACTAGGCGGCCCCTACCTCGGAGTCCACCTGAGAAGGAAGGACTTCATCTGGGGCCACAGGGAGGATGTGCCCAGCCTGGAGGGCGCCGTGAAGAAGATCCGCAGCCTCATGAAGACTCATCAGCTGGACAAGGTGTTCGTGGCCACAGACGCCATCAGGAAGG AGCAGGAAGAATTGAGGAAGCTGCTGCCGGAAATGGTGAGGTTTGAGCCCACGTGGGAGGAGCTGGAGCTGTACAAGGACGGAGGCGTCGCCATCATCGATCAGTGGATCTGCGCTCATGCCAG GTTTTTTATTGGCACCTCTGTTTCCACATTTTCCTTTCGGATtcatgaagagagagagatcctggggTTGGACCCCAAGACAACATACAACCGGTTTTGTGGAGACCAGGAGAAAGCATGTGAGCAGCCCACACACTGGAAGATTGCGTACTGA